A stretch of Pseudomonas taetrolens DNA encodes these proteins:
- the secG gene encoding preprotein translocase subunit SecG: MLDNVVTVFHLLTALGVIALVLLQQGKGADAGASFGAGASNTVFGSQGSSTFLSKFTAILAAGFFITSLGLGYFAKEKAEQLTQVGLPNPAVLEVPKQQPVSDDVPVLQEQKSATPATDVPPAQEQK, encoded by the coding sequence ATGCTGGATAACGTCGTAACTGTTTTTCATCTGCTGACAGCATTGGGTGTAATTGCACTGGTTTTGCTGCAACAGGGTAAAGGGGCGGATGCTGGAGCATCTTTTGGTGCAGGTGCATCAAATACTGTGTTCGGAAGCCAAGGTTCCTCTACCTTTCTTAGTAAGTTTACTGCTATACTTGCCGCAGGTTTTTTCATAACCAGCTTGGGGTTAGGTTACTTTGCTAAAGAGAAGGCTGAACAGCTGACTCAAGTAGGTTTGCCAAATCCAGCGGTGTTGGAAGTGCCAAAGCAACAACCGGTTTCAGATGATGTTCCGGTGCTTCAAGAGCAAAAGTCGGCAACTCCTGCGACTGACGTACCTCCAGCTCAAGAGCAAAAGTAA
- the rimP gene encoding ribosome maturation factor RimP, with translation MSSKLEQLQALLAPVVVALGYECWGIEFSAQGRHSMLRVYIDKEGGVLVDDCAIVSRQISGVLDVEDPIAVEYTLEVSSPGMERPLFTIEQYAQFVGEQVKIKLRSPFEGRRNFQGLLRGVEEQDVVVQVEDHEFLLPIDMIDKANIIPSFD, from the coding sequence GTGTCGAGCAAGCTAGAACAGTTGCAGGCCTTGTTGGCCCCGGTGGTCGTGGCCCTTGGCTATGAATGCTGGGGTATTGAATTTTCGGCTCAAGGCCGCCATTCAATGTTGCGTGTGTATATCGACAAGGAAGGCGGCGTATTGGTGGATGACTGCGCCATCGTCAGCCGCCAAATCAGCGGCGTACTGGATGTCGAAGATCCTATCGCTGTTGAATACACCCTTGAGGTTTCTTCTCCTGGCATGGAACGCCCGCTGTTCACGATCGAACAGTATGCGCAATTTGTCGGTGAGCAAGTGAAGATCAAGCTGCGCTCGCCTTTTGAAGGGCGACGCAACTTTCAGGGCCTTCTGCGCGGCGTAGAGGAGCAGGATGTTGTGGTGCAGGTTGAAGACCACGAATTCCTGTTGCCGATCGATATGATCGACAAGGCCAACATTATTCCCAGTTTTGACTGA
- the tpiA gene encoding triose-phosphate isomerase, with protein sequence MRRTMVAGNWKMHGTCASVVELIDGLRTLTLPGNVDVAVFPPELFIDRVINGLQGASISVGAQNAAIESRQGALTGEISSSQLVDAGCKFVLVGHSERRLILGESDETLNRKFAAVQASGLTPVLCIGETLEQREAGQTLEVVERQLNVVIDEFGIEAFENAVIAYEPVWAIGTGLTASPQQAQDVHAAIRTQLAKKNSEVAQGVRLLYGGSVKAANAVELFSMPDIDGGLIGGASLNADEFGAIIRAAGN encoded by the coding sequence ATGCGTCGCACTATGGTAGCTGGTAACTGGAAGATGCACGGTACCTGCGCCAGCGTCGTTGAGCTGATCGACGGTCTGCGTACGCTGACCTTGCCAGGCAATGTCGATGTCGCAGTATTTCCACCTGAGCTGTTTATTGATCGTGTGATCAATGGCTTGCAAGGTGCATCGATTTCGGTCGGTGCTCAGAATGCTGCGATCGAGTCCAGGCAAGGTGCACTGACTGGCGAGATTTCATCGAGTCAGTTGGTGGATGCGGGTTGCAAGTTTGTGTTGGTAGGTCACTCCGAGCGCCGCCTGATTCTGGGTGAGTCGGATGAGACGCTTAACCGCAAGTTTGCAGCTGTCCAGGCTTCTGGCTTGACGCCAGTGCTGTGTATAGGGGAAACCCTGGAGCAGCGTGAAGCAGGGCAAACGCTTGAGGTGGTAGAGCGTCAGCTGAATGTCGTCATTGATGAGTTCGGTATTGAGGCTTTTGAAAATGCAGTGATTGCATATGAGCCGGTCTGGGCCATTGGTACCGGGCTGACTGCATCACCGCAGCAAGCGCAAGATGTGCATGCGGCCATTCGCACACAGCTGGCGAAAAAGAATTCTGAAGTGGCGCAAGGTGTGCGGCTTCTATACGGCGGCAGCGTGAAGGCGGCCAATGCGGTCGAACTGTTCAGCATGCCGGATATCGATGGGGGACTCATTGGCGGGGCTTCCCTGAATGCAGATGAGTTCGGTGCGATTATTCGTGCCGCAGGAAACTGA
- the nusA gene encoding transcription termination factor NusA: MSKEVLLVVESVSNEKGVPANVIFEALELALATATKKRFEDEVELRVEINRHTGNYETFRRWTVVEDEDLDDPAIELAVDQAQAKQPGAKAGDIIEEKIDSIEFGRIAAQTAKQVIVQKVREAERAQVVDAYRERLGEIISGTVKKVTRDNVIVDLGNNAEALLAREDIISRETFRVGVRLRALLKEIRTENRGPQLILSRTAPEMLIELFRIEVPEISEGLIEVMAASRDPGSRAKIAVRSKDKRIDPQGACIGMRGSRVQAVSGELGGERVDIVLWDDNPAQFVINAMSPAEVAAIIVDEDAHAMDIAVGADNLAQAIGRGGQNVRLASQLTGWTLNVMTESDIQAKQQAETGDILRNFIEELEVDEDLAQVLVDEGFTSLEEIAYVPVEEMLNIDGFDEDTVNELRARAKDRLLTKAIATEEKLADAHPAEDLLSLEGMDKDLAMELAVRGVITREDLAEQSIDDLLDIDGIDDDRAGKLIMAARAHWFE; encoded by the coding sequence ATGAGCAAAGAAGTACTGCTGGTTGTTGAGTCGGTGTCCAATGAAAAGGGCGTACCGGCAAACGTTATTTTTGAAGCGCTGGAGCTGGCTCTGGCCACCGCTACTAAAAAGCGTTTTGAAGACGAAGTCGAACTGCGTGTGGAAATCAATCGCCACACCGGTAACTATGAGACTTTCCGTCGCTGGACTGTGGTCGAAGACGAAGATCTGGATGATCCAGCAATCGAGTTGGCGGTAGACCAGGCCCAGGCGAAACAGCCAGGCGCGAAGGCCGGCGATATTATCGAAGAAAAAATCGATTCTATCGAATTCGGTCGGATTGCTGCACAAACTGCCAAGCAGGTTATTGTGCAAAAAGTCCGAGAAGCTGAGCGCGCTCAAGTAGTCGATGCTTATCGTGAGCGTCTGGGCGAAATCATTTCTGGCACAGTCAAGAAAGTGACCCGTGACAATGTGATCGTTGACCTGGGTAATAACGCTGAAGCGTTGTTGGCCCGTGAAGACATCATTTCGCGTGAGACTTTCCGTGTTGGCGTACGCCTTCGCGCACTGCTGAAAGAAATTCGCACCGAGAACCGCGGTCCTCAACTGATTCTGTCGCGTACTGCGCCAGAAATGTTGATCGAGCTGTTCCGTATTGAAGTTCCAGAAATCTCCGAAGGCCTGATCGAAGTGATGGCGGCCTCCCGCGATCCTGGATCTCGCGCTAAAATAGCCGTTCGCTCCAAAGACAAACGCATCGATCCGCAAGGTGCCTGTATCGGTATGCGCGGTTCGCGTGTCCAGGCAGTGTCCGGCGAATTGGGCGGTGAGCGAGTGGATATCGTCCTTTGGGATGACAACCCGGCGCAGTTTGTGATCAACGCCATGTCGCCCGCAGAAGTGGCGGCAATTATCGTCGACGAAGATGCCCATGCAATGGACATCGCCGTTGGCGCAGACAATCTGGCCCAGGCGATTGGTCGCGGCGGTCAGAACGTACGTTTGGCCAGCCAGTTGACCGGCTGGACCTTGAACGTGATGACCGAATCGGACATCCAGGCTAAGCAGCAAGCAGAAACCGGCGACATCCTGCGCAACTTCATCGAAGAGCTGGAAGTTGATGAAGACCTGGCGCAGGTGCTGGTAGATGAAGGCTTTACTAGCCTGGAAGAGATTGCCTACGTACCGGTGGAGGAAATGCTCAACATCGATGGCTTTGACGAAGATACCGTCAACGAGCTTCGCGCTCGGGCCAAGGATCGCTTGTTGACTAAAGCCATCGCTACTGAGGAAAAGCTGGCAGACGCCCATCCGGCCGAAGACCTGCTCTCGCTTGAGGGTATGGACAAGGATTTGGCGATGGAACTGGCGGTGCGCGGCGTAATTACCCGCGAAGACCTGGCCGAGCAGTCTATTGACGACCTGCTCGACATCGACGGCATTGACGATGATCGTGCCGGCAAGTTGATCATGGCCGCCCGAGCCCATTGGTTCGAGTAA
- the infB gene encoding translation initiation factor IF-2, with the protein MTQVTVKQLADEVKTPVERLLQQMREAGLPHNAAEQNVTDSEKQALLTHLKSSHKAKVEEPRKITLQRKTTSTLRVAGSKSISVEVRKKKVFVQRSPEEIEAERKREMDERRAVENAARQKAEEESKRRAEEEARRQPASTPSAAPAVAAPAPVQAAPAAAPAPAADARKRDEQRRPDKPRADDSNRRGSGDGDRKNAPHRASVKEKAPTPRVAPRTSDEESDSFRRGGRGKGKLKKRNAHGFQSPTGPVVRDVQIGETITVGDLAAQMSVKAAEVIKFMFKLGTPATINQVLDQETAQLVAEELGHKVTLVSDNALEDSLAESLKFEGESFSRAPVVTVMGHVDHGKTSLLDYIRRAKVAAGEAGGITQHIGAYHVETERGMVTFLDTPGHAAFTAMRARGAKATDIVILVVAADDGVMPQTVEAVQHAKAAGVPLVVAVNKIDKPGADLDRIRSELSVHGVTSEEWGGDTPFVSVSAKMGTGVDELLEAVLLQAEVLELKATPSAPGRGVVVESRLDKGRGPVATVLVQDGTLRQGDMVLVGSNYGRIRAMLDENGKPIKEAGPSIPVEILGLDGTPDAGDEMSVMTDEKKAREVALFRQGKFREVKLARAHAGKLENIFENMGQEEKKTLNIVLKSDVRGSLEALQGALSGLGNDEVQVRVVGGGVGGITESDANLALASNAVLFGFNVRADAGARKIVEQEGLDMRYYNVIYDIIEDVKKALTGMLGSDVRENILGIAEVRDVFRSPKFGAVAGCMVLEGVVHRNRPIRVLREDIVIYEGELESLRRFKDDMSEVRAGMECGIGVKSYNDVKVGDKIEVFEKVQVARSL; encoded by the coding sequence ATGACGCAAGTCACGGTGAAACAACTGGCCGATGAGGTCAAAACACCGGTTGAGCGCCTGTTGCAGCAGATGCGTGAGGCAGGTCTGCCGCACAACGCCGCCGAGCAGAATGTGACCGACAGTGAGAAGCAAGCTCTGCTGACTCACCTGAAAAGCAGCCACAAGGCTAAAGTGGAAGAACCGCGCAAGATCACTTTGCAGCGTAAAACCACCAGTACCCTGCGTGTAGCTGGCAGCAAAAGCATCAGCGTTGAAGTACGCAAGAAGAAAGTCTTCGTACAACGCAGCCCGGAAGAAATCGAAGCCGAGCGCAAGCGTGAGATGGATGAACGCCGTGCAGTAGAAAATGCCGCACGTCAGAAGGCTGAAGAAGAGTCCAAGCGTCGTGCCGAAGAAGAAGCGCGCCGCCAGCCTGCATCTACTCCGTCCGCAGCGCCAGCCGTTGCTGCACCTGCACCTGTGCAAGCAGCACCGGCTGCAGCCCCTGCACCGGCAGCAGATGCACGCAAGCGTGACGAACAGCGTCGCCCTGACAAGCCACGTGCTGACGATAGCAATCGTCGCGGCAGTGGTGACGGCGATCGCAAGAACGCACCGCATCGCGCATCGGTTAAAGAAAAAGCACCGACTCCACGTGTTGCTCCACGCACTTCCGACGAAGAAAGCGACAGCTTCCGTCGCGGCGGTCGTGGCAAGGGCAAGCTGAAGAAGCGCAACGCTCACGGTTTCCAGAGCCCAACCGGCCCTGTTGTTCGTGACGTACAGATTGGCGAGACCATCACTGTTGGCGATTTGGCTGCACAGATGTCGGTCAAGGCTGCTGAAGTCATCAAGTTCATGTTCAAGCTGGGTACTCCAGCCACCATCAACCAGGTACTTGATCAGGAAACTGCTCAACTGGTTGCTGAAGAACTGGGCCACAAAGTGACTCTGGTCAGCGACAACGCCCTGGAAGATTCCCTGGCCGAGTCCCTGAAGTTTGAAGGCGAGTCGTTCTCCCGTGCTCCGGTTGTGACCGTAATGGGCCACGTTGACCACGGTAAAACGTCCCTGCTCGACTACATCCGTCGTGCCAAGGTAGCTGCTGGCGAAGCCGGTGGTATTACTCAGCACATCGGTGCGTACCACGTTGAAACCGAACGCGGCATGGTCACTTTCCTCGATACCCCGGGTCACGCTGCGTTTACCGCAATGCGTGCACGTGGTGCCAAGGCGACTGACATCGTGATTCTGGTTGTTGCGGCAGATGACGGCGTAATGCCGCAAACCGTTGAAGCTGTTCAGCATGCCAAGGCTGCTGGCGTTCCACTGGTTGTTGCAGTGAACAAAATCGACAAGCCAGGTGCTGATCTTGATCGCATCCGCAGCGAGTTGTCCGTTCATGGCGTGACATCGGAAGAGTGGGGTGGTGATACTCCATTCGTTTCGGTTTCGGCCAAAATGGGTACCGGCGTTGACGAGTTGCTCGAAGCCGTATTGCTGCAAGCCGAAGTACTGGAACTCAAGGCCACTCCATCGGCTCCTGGCCGTGGCGTAGTTGTTGAATCCCGTCTGGACAAAGGTCGCGGCCCTGTTGCAACGGTTCTGGTTCAGGACGGTACTCTTCGCCAGGGCGACATGGTTCTGGTCGGCTCCAACTATGGCCGTATCCGCGCCATGCTCGACGAGAACGGCAAGCCTATCAAGGAAGCCGGTCCATCCATCCCGGTCGAGATTCTCGGCCTGGACGGTACGCCAGATGCTGGCGACGAGATGAGCGTGATGACTGACGAGAAGAAGGCGCGTGAAGTTGCCCTGTTCCGTCAAGGCAAGTTCCGCGAAGTGAAACTGGCGCGTGCTCACGCAGGCAAGCTGGAAAACATCTTCGAGAACATGGGCCAGGAAGAGAAGAAGACGCTTAACATCGTCCTCAAATCTGACGTCCGTGGTTCGTTGGAAGCTCTGCAGGGCGCTCTGAGCGGCCTGGGTAACGACGAAGTGCAAGTGCGCGTAGTCGGCGGCGGTGTCGGTGGTATCACCGAGAGCGATGCCAACCTGGCACTGGCCTCCAACGCTGTATTGTTCGGCTTCAACGTGCGTGCCGATGCCGGCGCTCGCAAGATTGTCGAGCAAGAAGGCCTGGACATGCGTTACTACAACGTCATCTACGACATCATCGAAGACGTCAAGAAAGCCCTTACCGGCATGCTTGGCAGCGACGTCCGGGAAAATATCCTGGGTATTGCTGAAGTCCGCGACGTGTTCCGTTCGCCCAAGTTTGGCGCGGTTGCAGGTTGCATGGTGCTGGAAGGTGTTGTTCACCGTAACCGTCCAATCCGCGTACTGCGTGAAGACATCGTTATCTACGAAGGCGAGCTGGAATCCCTGCGTCGCTTCAAAGATGACATGTCCGAAGTGCGTGCCGGCATGGAATGCGGTATCGGCGTCAAGAGCTACAACGACGTTAAAGTCGGTGACAAGATCGAAGTGTTCGAGAAGGTCCAGGTTGCTCGCAGCCTCTAA
- the pnp gene encoding polyribonucleotide nucleotidyltransferase, with product MNPVIKKFQFGQSTVTLETGRIARQASGAVLVTVDDDVSVLVTVVGAKQADPGKGFFPLSVHYQEKTYAAGKIPGGFFKREGRPSEKETLTSRLIDRPIRPLFPEGFMNEVQVVCTVLSTSKKTDPDVAAMIGTSAALAISGIPFDGPIGAARVAYHESTGYLLNPTYEQLAASSLDMVVAGTSEAVLMVESEAKELTEDQMLGAVLFAHDEFQVVIQAVKELAAEAAKPTWDWAPQPEATALLGAIRAEFGEAISQAYTITIKADRYARLGELKDQVVAKLSGEEGQPTSSEVKAAFGEIEYRTVRENIVNGKPRIDGRDTKTVRPLNIEVGVLPKTHGSALFTRGETQALVVATLGTARDAQLLDTLEGEKKDPFMLHYNFPPFSVGECGRMGGAGRREIGHGRLARRSVQAMLPAADVFPYTIRVVSEITESNGSSSMASVCGASLALMDAGVPMKAPVAGIAMGLVKEGEKFAVLTDILGDEDHLGDMDFKVAGTSKGVTALQMDIKIKGITEEIMEIALGQALEARLNILGQMNQIIGQSRNELSANAPTMIAMKIDTDKIRDVIGKGGATIRAICEETKASIDIEDDGSIKIFGETKEAAEAARQRVLGITAEAEIGKIYVGKVERIVDFGAFVNILPGKDGLVHISMLSDARVEKVTDILKEGQEVEVLVLDVDNRGRIKLSIKDVAAAKASEA from the coding sequence GTGAACCCGGTTATCAAAAAATTCCAGTTCGGTCAGTCGACCGTCACCCTCGAGACTGGCCGTATCGCCCGTCAGGCTTCCGGCGCAGTATTGGTCACCGTTGACGACGACGTCAGCGTGTTGGTGACTGTGGTCGGTGCCAAGCAAGCCGATCCAGGCAAGGGCTTCTTCCCTCTGTCTGTTCACTACCAGGAAAAAACCTACGCCGCGGGCAAAATCCCGGGCGGTTTCTTCAAGCGTGAAGGTCGCCCTTCCGAGAAAGAAACCCTGACTTCGCGACTGATCGACCGTCCGATCCGTCCTCTGTTCCCGGAAGGCTTCATGAACGAAGTGCAGGTTGTCTGCACCGTTCTGTCCACCAGCAAGAAAACCGATCCGGACGTCGCTGCGATGATCGGTACTTCGGCTGCGCTGGCAATCTCCGGTATTCCTTTCGATGGTCCGATCGGCGCTGCCCGTGTCGCTTACCACGAAAGCACCGGCTACCTGCTGAACCCGACTTACGAACAACTGGCTGCTTCCAGCCTGGACATGGTTGTAGCGGGTACTTCGGAAGCCGTATTGATGGTTGAATCGGAAGCCAAAGAGCTGACCGAAGACCAGATGCTGGGCGCTGTACTGTTTGCCCACGACGAATTCCAGGTTGTGATCCAGGCTGTCAAAGAGCTGGCTGCCGAAGCTGCCAAACCAACGTGGGACTGGGCTCCACAGCCAGAAGCGACCGCACTGCTGGGCGCTATCCGTGCCGAGTTCGGCGAAGCGATCTCCCAGGCTTACACCATTACCATCAAGGCCGATCGCTACGCGCGTCTGGGCGAGCTGAAAGACCAGGTAGTTGCCAAGCTGTCGGGCGAAGAAGGTCAGCCGACTTCCTCTGAAGTCAAAGCTGCATTCGGCGAAATCGAATACCGCACCGTTCGCGAAAACATCGTAAACGGCAAGCCACGTATCGATGGTCGCGACACCAAAACTGTTCGTCCCCTGAACATTGAAGTCGGTGTTCTGCCGAAGACCCACGGTTCTGCTTTGTTCACCCGTGGCGAAACTCAGGCTCTGGTTGTTGCAACTCTGGGTACTGCTCGTGACGCGCAGCTGCTGGACACCCTGGAAGGCGAGAAAAAAGACCCGTTCATGCTGCACTACAACTTCCCTCCGTTCTCGGTAGGTGAGTGTGGTCGCATGGGCGGTGCCGGTCGTCGTGAAATCGGTCACGGCCGTCTGGCGCGTCGTTCGGTTCAGGCCATGCTGCCTGCTGCCGACGTGTTTCCGTACACCATCCGTGTTGTATCGGAAATCACCGAATCCAACGGTTCCAGCTCCATGGCTTCGGTCTGCGGTGCTTCCCTGGCACTGATGGACGCTGGTGTTCCGATGAAGGCACCGGTTGCCGGTATCGCCATGGGTCTGGTTAAAGAAGGCGAAAAGTTTGCCGTCCTGACCGATATCCTGGGTGACGAAGACCACCTGGGCGACATGGACTTCAAAGTAGCCGGTACCTCCAAAGGTGTTACCGCGCTGCAGATGGACATCAAGATCAAAGGCATCACCGAAGAAATCATGGAGATCGCCCTGGGCCAGGCCCTGGAAGCTCGCCTGAACATCTTGGGTCAGATGAACCAGATCATTGGCCAGTCGCGTAACGAGCTGTCGGCCAACGCTCCGACCATGATCGCGATGAAGATCGACACCGACAAAATCCGTGATGTTATCGGTAAAGGCGGCGCAACCATTCGTGCAATCTGTGAAGAAACCAAAGCTTCGATCGATATCGAAGACGACGGTTCGATCAAGATCTTCGGCGAGACCAAAGAAGCAGCAGAAGCGGCGCGTCAGCGCGTTCTGGGCATCACTGCCGAAGCCGAGATCGGCAAGATCTATGTGGGCAAGGTTGAGCGTATCGTCGACTTCGGCGCATTCGTAAACATCCTGCCGGGCAAAGACGGCCTGGTTCACATCTCCATGTTGAGCGACGCTCGCGTAGAGAAAGTGACTGACATTCTGAAAGAAGGTCAGGAAGTGGAAGTGCTGGTACTGGACGTGGACAACCGCGGCCGTATCAAACTGTCCATCAAGGACGTAGCAGCTGCCAAGGCATCGGAAGCGTAA
- the rpsO gene encoding 30S ribosomal protein S15, which yields MALTIEHKAEIVADYQRAPGDTGSPEVQVALLTFNINTLQGHFKANGKDHHSRRGLIRMVNQRRKLLDYLKGKDISRYATLIARLGLRR from the coding sequence ATGGCACTGACAATCGAACATAAAGCAGAAATCGTAGCCGACTACCAGCGCGCTCCAGGTGATACAGGTTCTCCAGAAGTGCAGGTTGCACTGCTGACCTTTAACATCAACACGCTGCAAGGTCACTTCAAGGCTAACGGTAAAGATCACCACTCCCGTCGTGGTCTGATCCGTATGGTAAACCAGCGTCGCAAGCTGCTGGACTACCTGAAGGGTAAAGACATCAGCCGTTACGCAACGCTGATCGCTCGCCTGGGTCTGCGTCGCTAA
- the truB gene encoding tRNA pseudouridine(55) synthase TruB — protein sequence MAQVKRIRRNVSGIILLDKPLGFTSNAALQKVRWLLNAEKAGHTGSLDPLASGVLPLCFGEATKFSQYLLDSDKGYETLMQLGKTTTTADAEGDVLQTRPVTVGRADIEAVLPKFRGQISQIPPMYSALKRDGQPLYKLARAGEVVEREPRSVTITRLELLASEGDTARLAVDCTKGTYIRTLVEDIGEALGCGAYVAELRRTHAGPFSLAQTVTLEELEAVHAEGGNEAVDRFLMPSDSGLLDWPLLHFSEHSAFYWLNGQPVRAPDAPKFGMVRVQDHNGRFIGIGEVSEDGRIAPRRLIRSE from the coding sequence GTGGCTCAGGTCAAGCGTATCCGTCGTAACGTCAGCGGTATCATCCTGCTCGACAAGCCTCTTGGATTTACATCCAACGCTGCCTTGCAGAAAGTCCGCTGGCTGCTCAATGCCGAGAAGGCAGGGCACACCGGTAGCCTCGATCCATTGGCGAGTGGCGTACTGCCATTATGCTTCGGTGAAGCCACCAAGTTTTCGCAATACCTGCTCGATTCCGACAAGGGTTATGAAACCTTGATGCAATTGGGCAAGACCACCACCACAGCGGACGCTGAAGGTGACGTTTTGCAGACGCGCCCAGTGACCGTTGGTCGCGCCGATATCGAAGCTGTTTTACCCAAATTTCGTGGGCAAATCAGTCAGATACCGCCGATGTACTCGGCGCTCAAGCGTGACGGCCAGCCGCTTTACAAGCTGGCTCGTGCAGGCGAAGTGGTGGAGCGTGAACCACGTTCTGTTACTATTACCCGCCTCGAATTACTGGCCAGCGAAGGCGACACTGCGCGCTTGGCCGTCGACTGCACCAAAGGCACCTATATCCGTACCCTTGTGGAAGATATCGGTGAGGCGCTGGGGTGTGGTGCATATGTTGCAGAGCTGCGTCGTACGCATGCCGGACCTTTCAGCCTGGCCCAAACGGTGACGCTGGAAGAGTTGGAGGCAGTACATGCCGAAGGCGGCAATGAAGCGGTTGATCGCTTCCTGATGCCATCGGACAGCGGTTTGCTGGACTGGCCGTTGCTGCACTTCTCGGAGCACAGCGCGTTCTACTGGCTGAATGGCCAACCGGTACGCGCTCCGGATGCTCCGAAGTTCGGAATGGTGCGGGTACAAGATCACAACGGTCGCTTTATCGGTATCGGTGAAGTGAGCGAAGACGGGCGCATCGCGCCGCGTCGACTGATTCGGTCAGAATGA
- the glmM gene encoding phosphoglucosamine mutase, whose protein sequence is MTKKYFGTDGIRGRVGVYPITPDFMLKLGWAAGMAFRSKGACRILVGKDTRISGYMFESALEAGLSAAGADVLLLGPMPTPAIAYLTRTFHAEAGIVISASHNPHDDNGIKFFSGDGTKLPDDVELMIEELLDAPMTVVDSDKLGKVSRINDASGRYIEFCKSSVPSSTKFSGLKIVVDCAHGATYKVAPSVFRELGAQVTVLSAQPNGLNINDNCGSTHMGQLQAAVLAEQADLGIAFDGDGDRVLMVDHTGAIVDGDDLLFIIARDMHERGKLQGGVVGTLMSNLGLELALADLGIPFVRANVGDRYVIAELQERDWQVGGENSGHIVCFQHTTTGDAIIAALQVLLSLGRRDESLAQARQALGKCPQVLLNVRFAGGVNPVEHPVVKEACARVTEAMQGRGRVLLRKSGTEPLVRVMVEGDDENMVRGYAEELAKLVSEVCA, encoded by the coding sequence ATGACAAAGAAATATTTTGGCACCGACGGTATTCGTGGCCGGGTCGGCGTTTATCCGATTACCCCTGACTTTATGCTCAAGTTGGGTTGGGCAGCGGGTATGGCGTTTCGCAGCAAGGGTGCCTGCCGGATTCTGGTAGGCAAGGACACTCGCATCTCGGGTTATATGTTTGAGTCGGCCCTGGAGGCCGGCTTGTCGGCGGCAGGCGCAGATGTGCTGTTGTTGGGGCCAATGCCCACGCCGGCGATTGCCTACCTCACGCGCACCTTTCATGCGGAAGCAGGCATCGTAATCAGTGCTTCGCACAATCCCCATGACGATAACGGTATCAAGTTCTTCTCGGGAGACGGCACCAAGCTGCCTGATGATGTTGAGCTGATGATCGAGGAGTTGCTCGACGCGCCCATGACGGTTGTCGATTCTGACAAGCTCGGCAAAGTGTCGCGTATCAATGACGCGTCGGGTCGCTACATCGAGTTCTGTAAAAGCAGCGTGCCAAGCAGCACCAAGTTCAGCGGTCTCAAAATTGTTGTCGACTGTGCGCATGGTGCTACCTACAAGGTGGCTCCGAGCGTATTCAGAGAGTTGGGCGCACAGGTCACTGTGTTGTCGGCACAGCCCAACGGCTTGAACATCAATGACAATTGCGGCTCGACCCATATGGGGCAATTGCAGGCTGCTGTCCTGGCTGAGCAGGCTGATCTGGGTATCGCTTTCGATGGTGATGGCGATCGCGTGCTCATGGTCGACCACACGGGCGCCATTGTTGATGGTGACGACCTGCTGTTCATCATTGCGCGGGATATGCATGAGCGTGGCAAATTGCAGGGTGGTGTCGTCGGTACGCTGATGAGCAATCTCGGGCTTGAATTGGCTCTGGCCGACCTTGGCATTCCATTTGTGCGGGCCAATGTCGGCGATCGTTATGTCATTGCCGAGTTGCAAGAGCGCGACTGGCAGGTAGGAGGTGAGAACTCCGGGCATATCGTCTGCTTCCAGCACACCACGACCGGCGATGCGATTATCGCTGCGCTGCAAGTGCTACTGTCGTTGGGCCGTCGCGATGAAAGCCTCGCTCAAGCACGTCAGGCATTGGGCAAGTGCCCACAGGTCCTGTTGAATGTTCGCTTTGCAGGCGGGGTTAATCCCGTTGAGCACCCTGTGGTCAAAGAGGCGTGTGCACGAGTGACTGAGGCGATGCAGGGGCGTGGTCGCGTACTGTTGCGCAAGTCGGGTACCGAACCTTTGGTGCGCGTCATGGTGGAAGGTGACGACGAAAACATGGTTCGTGGCTATGCAGAAGAGCTGGCGAAGCTAGTAAGTGAAGTTTGCGCCTGA
- the rbfA gene encoding 30S ribosome-binding factor RbfA: protein MAKEYSRTQRIGDQMQRELAQLIRREVKDPRVGLVTITAVEVSRDVGHAKIFITVMGQDNAEDIAQTIKVLNSAAGFLRMQLAREMKLRSVPQLHFHYDESVVRGAHLSALIERAVAEDNQHPEATAPEDTKE from the coding sequence ATGGCAAAAGAATATAGCCGTACCCAACGTATTGGCGATCAGATGCAGCGCGAGCTGGCCCAGCTGATCCGTCGTGAAGTCAAAGACCCGCGTGTGGGTCTGGTCACCATTACAGCCGTTGAAGTCAGCCGTGACGTCGGTCATGCGAAGATCTTCATCACCGTGATGGGTCAGGATAATGCTGAAGATATCGCTCAGACCATCAAGGTGCTGAATTCGGCTGCAGGTTTCCTGCGCATGCAACTGGCGCGTGAAATGAAACTGCGCAGTGTTCCTCAGCTGCACTTCCACTACGACGAAAGTGTTGTGCGTGGTGCTCACCTGTCCGCTTTGATCGAGCGTGCAGTGGCTGAAGACAATCAGCATCCTGAAGCCACTGCTCCTGAAGACACCAAGGAGTAA